The Lactiplantibacillus brownii genome contains the following window.
AGTTCAGGATAATATCGCGATAATTCCATCAACTAGCAACCTGGAAGAAGTAGCAGATCGTTTAGCCTCAAAACCAAATAGAGAATTGCTATTATTTATGTGGTTTGTTAAAAATGCGCAAGAACTGAATCAAAAATATGACTACATAATTATCGACTTGCCACCAGCTTGGAACCTGTTAAGCAAAAATGGTGTAGCTGTAGCCGATAAAATCATTTCTCCAATGGAACCAAGTCGATTTGGGTATGAAAGTCATACAAAAGTATTGCAAAGTGTGGGAACTTTACAAGATGAAGTTGTTGATCCAGTTAGTGGTAAATCATATATTACTGCCAAAGTATTCTTTTTAGGCAATCGAATCAAACACAATACTAATTCTTCTCACGAATTTTTATCAGCACTCAAACATATAGATAATGTCATTGGGGTTATCCCAGAAAAGGAATTAGTTAACGCTAGTATGCTTGCAAAGGAGGGCATACTAGAATATGCAACCCAGAATGACAAGTTGCATGAACAAGAGCCATTTCTCAAACTATTAAGTGACGTGTTTTCAGAAATCCAAAAACAGGGGAATGATTAACTTATGGCAAACAAATTTGAAAAGTTTTCAAGTACCAACAACGATTACCAAGTGGCTAGAGACATTCAGCAAAAAGATGCACTTAACGAAAAATTGAATTGGGAACGAAAAGTAAAGACAAGCTTCTCAATTCAACAAAAGAATATTGATCGTTTAGATGAAATGGTTAATCAGTTGAACGCAAAATCGAGATCAACCTTATTAGATACCATAATAGAAAATGCTTATAGAGACTTTCAAGAATAATTGAGTGGGGAAAATGATGAAATCACAAATAGTTGATAGCAATAATTGATACGAAGACCTTGTATCTGATCAACGGACCGATGGGGGCTGGTAAAGTATACAAGACAGAATAAAGTTGCCGGTAGGTAAGCACTATGCTAGACTAAGACTAATTTAACAACCGAATAGAAGATCAAGCTAAACCAAAAAGTCCCCAATTCACGAGGAATCAGGGACCTTTGGTTTAGCAAGTAGCTAACAGGCAGCTACTTAGATTCAGTCGATTTTAACTTGCCGGTCTAAATCGACTGAACATTGTTCTTAATTTGTAGGTCAATTATACCGCAAACCAGTCCCAAAGGACAAGTTAAGGATAGTTAAAAAC
Protein-coding sequences here:
- a CDS encoding ParA family protein, with the protein product MQVISFMAIKGGVGKTTMAFQFAKFLQTQDQKVLMIDLDAQKSLTGTFENEHFNFSGKPTIADVLEKPSSGLIETQVQDNIAIIPSTSNLEEVADRLASKPNRELLLFMWFVKNAQELNQKYDYIIIDLPPAWNLLSKNGVAVADKIISPMEPSRFGYESHTKVLQSVGTLQDEVVDPVSGKSYITAKVFFLGNRIKHNTNSSHEFLSALKHIDNVIGVIPEKELVNASMLAKEGILEYATQNDKLHEQEPFLKLLSDVFSEIQKQGND